The following proteins are co-located in the Nocardia bhagyanarayanae genome:
- a CDS encoding FAD-dependent monooxygenase — protein MHVLIAGAGPTGLTLAIDLARRGVPVRIVDQAAEFFAGSRGDGIQPRTLEVFDDLGVLDAVLAAGAPMPVLRAYLGGEFAGERRMAEPVAPTPAVPYPNGWTLGQSRTEAILRDRLAEFGVRVETGTPLVSFEQDDDGVTALLDRDGARETVRAAYLVGADGGRSTVRKRSGIAFEGSTDDSLRMLLGDVRADALDHAYGYWFAADAERPMEGIVLSPLPGGAHFQVAAPLTENAEPTLALLQRYVDHHSGRTDIVLTDLAWVTVWRPNIRLAQCFRDRRVFLAGDAAHTHPPTGGQGMNTGIQDAYNLGWKLAAALDGDESALDSYESERRAVAARVLGLSTALLDKLTEGDDDALERGEETRQLDISYRAPGDHRALAVGDRAPDAPVKDADGHQVRLFDLFRGPHATLLCFGATGPLPIEPGARSYAVLRPGATTAEPHVVDVDGHAFSAYAALDGERVLVRPDGYLGRRD, from the coding sequence GTGCACGTACTCATCGCGGGAGCCGGACCGACCGGCCTCACCCTCGCCATCGACCTGGCCCGCCGCGGCGTGCCGGTGCGCATCGTCGACCAAGCCGCCGAATTCTTCGCGGGGTCCCGCGGCGACGGCATCCAGCCGCGCACGCTGGAGGTGTTCGACGATCTCGGCGTGCTCGACGCCGTACTCGCTGCGGGCGCGCCCATGCCGGTGCTGCGCGCCTACCTCGGCGGCGAGTTCGCCGGGGAACGCCGGATGGCCGAACCCGTCGCTCCGACGCCGGCTGTCCCCTACCCGAACGGGTGGACGCTCGGACAATCACGAACCGAGGCGATCCTGCGCGACCGGCTCGCCGAGTTCGGGGTACGCGTGGAGACCGGCACCCCCCTGGTGTCGTTCGAGCAGGACGACGACGGCGTCACCGCGCTCCTGGACCGCGACGGCGCGCGGGAGACCGTGCGTGCGGCGTACCTCGTCGGCGCCGACGGCGGCCGCAGCACGGTGCGCAAGCGATCGGGCATCGCGTTCGAGGGCAGCACCGACGACTCCCTCCGCATGCTGCTCGGCGACGTGCGCGCCGACGCCCTCGACCACGCGTACGGCTACTGGTTCGCCGCCGACGCCGAGCGTCCGATGGAGGGCATCGTGCTGTCGCCGCTGCCCGGCGGCGCGCACTTCCAGGTCGCCGCGCCACTGACCGAGAACGCCGAGCCGACGCTCGCGCTGCTCCAGCGCTACGTCGACCACCACAGCGGCCGCACCGATATCGTGCTCACCGACTTGGCCTGGGTGACCGTCTGGCGACCGAACATCCGGCTGGCCCAGTGCTTTCGGGACCGGAGGGTGTTTCTCGCCGGCGACGCCGCGCACACGCACCCGCCCACCGGCGGCCAGGGCATGAACACCGGCATCCAGGACGCCTACAACCTCGGCTGGAAGCTCGCCGCCGCACTCGACGGCGACGAATCCGCGCTCGACAGCTACGAATCCGAACGTCGGGCGGTGGCGGCGCGGGTGCTCGGTCTCAGCACCGCGCTACTGGACAAGCTGACCGAGGGCGACGACGACGCGCTCGAGCGCGGCGAGGAGACGCGGCAGCTGGACATCAGCTACCGCGCGCCCGGCGATCACCGGGCATTGGCGGTGGGCGACCGCGCGCCCGACGCGCCGGTGAAGGACGCCGACGGACACCAGGTGCGGCTGTTCGATCTGTTCCGCGGACCGCACGCGACGCTGCTCTGCTTCGGCGCGACCGGCCCGCTGCCCATCGAGCCGGGCGCGCGGAGTTACGCCGTGCTGCGCCCCGGCGCCACGACCGCCGAACCGCACGTGGTCGATGTCGACGGGCACGCGTTCTCCGCGTACGCGGCCCTCGACGGCGAGCGCGTCCTCGTGCGTCCCGACGGA
- a CDS encoding TetR/AcrR family transcriptional regulator, whose product MATSRKERSAETEQALKAAALRVFAERGYLNTKITDITAAAGRAAGSFYNHFASKEDLLTALLRDMAEAGDERAEAEGHEPDFSRPEAVRYHIEGYWRFAREHVAVLRAVEQAALVDAEFGRSAGQFAKDQRADIADHLDGIAAAGLRLPSTPDASLAMMFLLTQALLGAVEDGNVELDDDEAVEGLTRFVYRGLTGRDY is encoded by the coding sequence GTGGCGACGAGCCGCAAAGAGAGGTCGGCCGAGACGGAGCAGGCGCTCAAGGCGGCCGCGCTGCGGGTCTTCGCCGAACGCGGATATCTGAACACCAAGATCACCGACATCACCGCCGCCGCCGGACGGGCGGCGGGTTCCTTCTACAACCACTTCGCGAGCAAGGAAGACCTGCTCACGGCGCTGTTGCGCGATATGGCGGAGGCAGGCGACGAGCGCGCCGAAGCGGAGGGCCACGAACCGGATTTCAGCCGTCCCGAGGCGGTCCGGTATCACATCGAGGGGTACTGGCGTTTCGCGCGCGAGCACGTCGCGGTGCTGCGCGCGGTCGAGCAGGCGGCCCTCGTCGACGCCGAATTCGGCCGCAGCGCAGGGCAGTTCGCGAAGGATCAGCGCGCCGACATAGCCGACCATCTGGACGGTATCGCCGCGGCGGGGTTACGGCTGCCGAGCACGCCGGACGCGAGTCTCGCCATGATGTTCCTGCTCACCCAGGCGCTGCTCGGTGCGGTCGAGGACGGCAACGTCGAGCTGGACGACGACGAAGCCGTGGAAGGGTTGACCCGCTTCGTCTACCGCGGGCTGACCGGCCGGGACTACTGA
- a CDS encoding quinone oxidoreductase family protein, whose protein sequence is MRAIQVSEHGGPEVLRYTEVEEPSIGPDQLLVTTEAIGVNYIDTYIRTGTYPQPVPYVPGSEGTGVVSAIGSGVTEFAVGDRIAWAAAPGSYAERVVVPAAVAIPVPDGVDPPVAASALLQGMTAHYLIESIYQPEPGETVLVHAGAGGVGLILTQLAAARGARVITTVSSDEKETLSREAGAAEVLRYGDDLADQVRKLTDGVGVAAVYDGVGKSTFDASLASLRVRGTLALFGAASGPVPPFDPQRLNAGGSLFLTRPSLAHYTRDRAELLWRAGDVLAALANGTLRIRVGATYPLAEAERAHRDLEGRKTTGSIVLLP, encoded by the coding sequence ATGCGCGCCATTCAGGTTTCCGAACACGGTGGTCCCGAGGTCCTGCGGTACACGGAGGTCGAGGAGCCGAGCATCGGGCCGGATCAGCTGCTGGTGACCACCGAGGCGATCGGCGTCAACTACATCGATACCTACATTCGCACGGGCACCTATCCGCAGCCGGTCCCCTACGTGCCCGGCTCCGAGGGCACCGGCGTCGTGTCGGCGATCGGCTCCGGCGTCACCGAGTTCGCGGTGGGTGATCGGATCGCGTGGGCGGCCGCGCCCGGCAGCTACGCCGAGCGGGTCGTGGTCCCCGCCGCCGTCGCGATCCCGGTGCCGGACGGCGTCGATCCCCCGGTCGCCGCGTCGGCGCTGCTCCAGGGCATGACGGCGCACTACCTGATCGAGTCGATCTACCAGCCGGAACCCGGTGAGACGGTGCTGGTGCACGCGGGCGCGGGTGGTGTCGGCCTGATCCTGACCCAGTTGGCCGCGGCCCGGGGCGCGCGGGTCATCACGACCGTGTCCTCCGACGAGAAGGAGACGCTCTCCCGCGAAGCGGGCGCGGCGGAGGTGCTTCGCTACGGCGACGACCTCGCCGATCAGGTCCGCAAGCTGACCGACGGTGTCGGTGTGGCGGCGGTCTACGACGGTGTCGGCAAGTCCACCTTCGACGCGAGCCTCGCCTCGTTGCGCGTGCGCGGCACGCTGGCGCTGTTCGGCGCCGCCAGCGGCCCGGTCCCGCCGTTCGACCCGCAGCGCTTGAACGCCGGTGGCTCACTGTTCCTGACCCGTCCGTCACTGGCGCACTACACCCGCGATCGCGCCGAATTGCTGTGGCGCGCGGGCGATGTTCTCGCGGCGCTGGCGAACGGCACGCTGCGCATCCGGGTCGGCGCGACCTATCCGCTCGCGGAAGCCGAACGGGCGCACCGTGATCTGGAGGGACGCAAGACCACGGGCTCGATCGTCCTGCTGCCCTGA
- a CDS encoding universal stress protein, translating into MTRFAYQQSIVVGVDGSRSALAAARWAGAVAAREGVRLVVLSIVPTIDYRITAAIVADADILPTLRFVAKKHAAAAVDAVRADQPDLEITQTVVEGVPGDELVEASATALLLVVAATADDRITTLLLGSTALRVANKAHCPVVVWRGDVDKPLPDDRPVLVGVDGSPGGEAAVGRAFEMAALLGVRVVALHAWNDPDLLQWTPVPDAWEVLAQQEQKLLSERLAGWSSQFPDLQVEKLVLQSPATRALLEHGADAQLVVTGSQGRNRLTGLLLGSTSQNLLHHAPCPVLVARAAS; encoded by the coding sequence ATGACCAGGTTCGCCTATCAGCAGTCCATCGTCGTCGGCGTCGACGGCAGCCGATCGGCCCTGGCGGCCGCGCGCTGGGCGGGCGCCGTAGCCGCGCGCGAGGGCGTGCGGCTGGTCGTCCTGAGCATCGTGCCGACCATCGACTACCGGATCACGGCCGCGATCGTCGCCGACGCCGACATCCTGCCGACGCTGCGGTTCGTGGCGAAGAAGCACGCCGCGGCCGCGGTCGACGCGGTGCGCGCCGATCAGCCCGACTTGGAGATCACCCAGACGGTGGTGGAGGGCGTGCCGGGCGACGAACTCGTCGAGGCGAGCGCGACCGCGCTACTGCTGGTGGTGGCCGCCACCGCCGACGACCGGATCACCACCCTGCTGCTCGGTTCGACGGCGCTGCGGGTCGCCAACAAGGCGCATTGTCCGGTGGTGGTGTGGCGCGGCGACGTGGACAAGCCGCTGCCCGACGACCGCCCGGTGCTGGTGGGCGTGGACGGCAGCCCCGGCGGCGAGGCCGCGGTCGGACGGGCCTTCGAGATGGCCGCACTGCTCGGCGTGCGGGTCGTCGCGCTGCACGCCTGGAACGACCCGGATCTGTTGCAGTGGACGCCGGTGCCCGACGCCTGGGAGGTCCTGGCGCAGCAGGAGCAGAAGCTGTTGAGCGAGCGGCTCGCCGGATGGTCGAGCCAGTTCCCCGACCTCCAGGTCGAGAAGCTGGTGTTGCAGAGCCCGGCGACCCGCGCGCTGCTCGAGCACGGCGCGGACGCTCAGCTCGTCGTCACCGGAAGTCAGGGCCGCAACCGGCTCACCGGCCTATTGCTCGGCTCGACGAGCCAGAACCTGCTGCATCACGCACCGTGCCCGGTACTGGTGGCCCGCGCCGCGTCCTGA
- a CDS encoding COX15/CtaA family protein produces MLYRAFLRLVDKLPLPSLRAQRLIALAVVLTQAGIAVTGSVVRVTASGLGCPTWPQCFPGSFTPIGVSEVAVVHQAVEFGNRLLTFVVSLFAGLIVLAVTRARRRNEVLLYAWLMPGGTVVQAIIGGITVRTGLLWWTVAVHLLASMLMVWLATVLYARICEPDDGVQTIQAPAPLRWLTALSGVALAGVLIAGTLVTAAGPHAGDKSIERPVERLQIEIVTLVHLHSQLLIGYLALLVGLGFGLFAVGISRTVRTRLFVLLGVVCAQALVGVVQYFTDVPAALVVTHVAGAAACTAATAALWAALRTREPVPAVAPDPAIQSA; encoded by the coding sequence GTGCTGTATCGCGCATTCCTGCGACTCGTCGACAAGCTCCCGCTCCCCTCGCTGCGGGCGCAGCGGCTGATCGCGCTCGCGGTCGTGCTCACCCAGGCGGGCATCGCGGTCACCGGCTCGGTCGTCCGGGTCACCGCCTCCGGCCTCGGCTGCCCGACCTGGCCGCAGTGCTTCCCCGGCAGCTTCACCCCGATCGGCGTGTCCGAGGTGGCGGTCGTGCACCAGGCCGTCGAATTCGGCAACCGGCTGCTGACCTTCGTGGTCTCGCTGTTCGCCGGGCTGATCGTGCTCGCGGTGACGCGCGCGCGGCGCAGGAACGAAGTGCTGCTCTATGCCTGGCTGATGCCGGGCGGCACCGTGGTGCAGGCGATCATCGGCGGCATCACCGTCCGTACCGGTCTGCTGTGGTGGACGGTCGCGGTGCATCTGCTGGCGTCGATGCTGATGGTGTGGCTGGCCACGGTGCTCTACGCGCGCATCTGCGAGCCGGACGACGGCGTCCAGACCATCCAGGCGCCCGCGCCGCTGCGTTGGCTGACCGCGTTGAGCGGTGTCGCGCTGGCCGGTGTCCTGATCGCGGGCACCCTGGTCACCGCCGCCGGACCGCACGCGGGAGACAAGAGCATCGAACGACCGGTCGAGCGGTTGCAGATCGAGATCGTCACGCTGGTGCACCTGCACTCGCAGCTGCTGATCGGTTACCTGGCGCTGCTGGTCGGCCTCGGTTTCGGACTGTTCGCCGTCGGCATCTCCCGCACGGTGCGCACCCGCCTGTTCGTGCTGCTCGGCGTGGTCTGCGCGCAGGCGCTGGTCGGCGTCGTCCAGTACTTCACCGACGTTCCCGCCGCGCTGGTCGTCACCCACGTGGCCGGGGCCGCCGCGTGCACCGCGGCGACCGCCGCCCTGTGGGCCGCGCTGCGCACCCGCGAACCGGTGCCCGCCGTCGCGCCCGACCCGGCGATTCAGTCCGCCTGA
- a CDS encoding ABC transporter permease, with protein sequence MTQPEPTANRFAPGTFAPDPRPTTRTAMLAAQTRLELILLLRNGEQLLLTMFIPITLLVGLTLLPFGGLGQDRVDKIVPAVMMVAVMSTAFTGQAIAVGFDRRYGALKRLGATALPRWGIIAGKSAAVLIVVVLQAILLGAIGFALGWRPGPAGLLLGAAVIALGTATFAAMGLLLGGTLKAEIVLALANILWFVMLGIASVVFASDDLPTAVNVLARLVPSGALAVTLEHALRSSVDWFGLAVLAGWGVVSGVLAARWFRFE encoded by the coding sequence ATGACTCAGCCAGAACCGACCGCCAACCGCTTCGCGCCGGGCACCTTCGCGCCCGATCCGCGTCCCACCACCCGCACCGCCATGCTCGCCGCGCAGACCCGGCTCGAGCTGATCCTGTTGCTGCGCAACGGCGAACAGCTGCTGCTGACCATGTTCATCCCGATCACGCTCCTCGTCGGGTTGACGCTGCTGCCGTTCGGCGGTCTCGGTCAGGACCGGGTGGACAAGATCGTGCCCGCCGTGATGATGGTGGCGGTCATGTCCACCGCCTTCACGGGGCAGGCCATCGCCGTCGGTTTCGACCGCCGCTACGGCGCGCTCAAACGCCTCGGCGCCACCGCGCTGCCGCGGTGGGGCATCATCGCGGGCAAGAGCGCCGCGGTGCTGATCGTCGTTGTCCTGCAGGCGATCCTGTTGGGCGCCATCGGTTTCGCGCTCGGCTGGCGGCCGGGTCCGGCCGGGCTGCTGCTCGGCGCGGCGGTGATCGCGCTCGGCACCGCCACGTTCGCCGCGATGGGCCTGCTGCTCGGCGGCACGCTGAAGGCCGAGATCGTGCTGGCGCTGGCCAACATCCTGTGGTTCGTCATGCTCGGCATCGCCAGCGTGGTGTTCGCCTCCGACGACCTGCCGACCGCCGTGAACGTGCTCGCCAGGCTGGTGCCCTCCGGCGCGCTCGCGGTCACCCTGGAACACGCGCTGCGCAGCAGCGTCGACTGGTTCGGCCTCGCGGTGCTCGCGGGGTGGGGCGTGGTCTCGGGCGTACTGGCCGCGCGCTGGTTCCGATTCGAGTGA
- a CDS encoding ABC transporter ATP-binding protein codes for MTAASGPAVSVDGVVKRYGETTAVDGLTFDVERAQVLALLGPNGAGKTTTVEMCEGFVRPDAGAVRVLGLDPIADSDRLRSRIGVMLQGGGSYPGARAGEMLDLVAAYSADPLDPQWLLRTLGLQDNRRTPYRRLSGGQQQRLALACALVGRPEIVFLDEPTAGLDAQARLIVWELIDALRRDGVTVVLTTHMMDEAEQLADQLVIIDHGRIVASGTPAEVTAHGAAGQLRFTAPPKLDLKLLKTALPEGFSPRETSPGSYLVEGEIDPQVLATVTAWCARLNVLATDIRIDQRRLEDVFLELTGRDLRG; via the coding sequence GTGACCGCTGCCTCCGGACCCGCCGTTAGCGTCGACGGCGTCGTCAAGCGTTATGGCGAGACCACCGCGGTCGACGGCCTGACCTTCGATGTCGAACGGGCGCAGGTGCTCGCGCTGCTCGGGCCAAACGGCGCCGGGAAGACGACGACCGTCGAGATGTGCGAGGGTTTCGTGCGCCCCGACGCGGGCGCGGTGCGGGTGCTCGGACTCGATCCGATCGCCGATTCGGACCGGCTGCGTTCCCGCATCGGCGTCATGCTGCAGGGCGGCGGCTCCTATCCCGGCGCGCGGGCGGGCGAGATGCTCGACCTGGTCGCCGCGTACTCCGCCGACCCGCTCGACCCGCAGTGGCTGCTGCGCACCCTCGGGCTCCAGGACAATCGCCGCACACCGTACCGGCGGCTCTCCGGCGGCCAGCAGCAGCGCTTGGCGCTGGCCTGCGCGCTGGTCGGCCGGCCGGAGATCGTGTTCCTCGACGAACCCACCGCGGGCCTGGACGCGCAGGCGCGGCTGATCGTGTGGGAGCTGATCGACGCGCTGCGCCGCGACGGCGTCACCGTGGTGCTCACCACGCACATGATGGACGAGGCCGAGCAGCTCGCGGATCAGCTCGTCATCATCGATCACGGACGCATCGTCGCCTCCGGCACGCCCGCCGAGGTGACCGCGCACGGCGCCGCCGGGCAGTTGCGCTTCACCGCGCCGCCCAAACTGGACCTGAAACTGTTGAAAACCGCGCTCCCCGAGGGTTTCTCGCCGCGGGAGACGTCGCCGGGCTCGTACCTGGTGGAGGGCGAGATCGACCCGCAGGTGCTGGCCACCGTGACCGCGTGGTGCGCGCGGCTGAACGTGCTTGCCACCGACATCCGGATCGACCAGCGCCGCCTCGAGGACGTCTTCCTGGAACTGACCGGACGGGACCTACGCGGATGA
- the mptB gene encoding polyprenol phosphomannose-dependent alpha 1,6 mannosyltransferase MptB encodes MAVLEGARRKAVVFGRRALGLDVPAADHTIAVLHRDESEVPELDRRELVQLDRIRLMGATGTVLMAISALGIGAQPVQQNPTSGMRVLGIFARAHTGSLAMCMIGAVVVVLAWLLLGRFAVGGIGGSPRHRLTRSQLDRTLLLWIVPLSVAPPLFSNDVYSYLAQSEIAARGIDPYKEGPVAGLGIDNVLTNNVPTIWRDTPAPYGPLFLWIGRGIAELTGDNIILGVWVHRVLALAGVALIVWALPRLSVRCGVAGVSALWLGAANPLVLFHLVGGVHNDALMIGLMLAGLEFALRAIEDTHPFDGRAYALLIAGALLISLSSTIKITSIIAMGFVGMALARRWGGGWRPVLAAAAMLGAIALGTTLVISSASGLGFGWIHTLNTASAVRSWMSLPTALGIITGFGGVLLGLGDHTTALLSITRPIAAAAAAFVTLRMLVATGTGRLHPVGALGVSLGAIVLLFPVVQPWYLLWAIVPLAAWATRPVFRVPAVAFSAVVSVLQMPRGADLEVFQIVGAAIATVIVGVLFIVITRNSLPWRAQPGVSAPSQQPTSYGVSS; translated from the coding sequence GTGGCGGTACTGGAGGGCGCGCGGCGCAAGGCAGTGGTATTCGGGCGCCGGGCACTCGGTCTCGATGTGCCCGCGGCCGATCACACCATCGCGGTGTTGCACCGCGACGAATCCGAGGTGCCCGAACTCGACCGCAGAGAGCTGGTCCAGCTCGACCGCATCCGGCTCATGGGCGCGACCGGCACGGTGCTGATGGCGATCAGCGCGCTGGGCATCGGCGCGCAGCCGGTGCAGCAGAATCCCACCTCCGGCATGCGGGTGCTCGGTATCTTCGCCAGGGCGCACACCGGATCGCTGGCGATGTGCATGATCGGCGCCGTCGTCGTGGTGCTCGCGTGGCTGCTGCTCGGCCGTTTCGCGGTCGGCGGCATCGGCGGCTCCCCGCGGCACCGGCTGACCCGCTCCCAGCTCGACCGCACCCTGCTGCTGTGGATCGTCCCGCTCAGCGTCGCACCGCCGCTGTTCAGCAACGACGTGTACTCGTACTTGGCGCAGAGCGAGATCGCGGCGCGCGGCATCGATCCCTACAAAGAGGGGCCGGTCGCCGGTCTCGGGATCGACAACGTCCTCACCAACAACGTCCCGACCATCTGGCGGGACACGCCCGCCCCGTACGGGCCGCTGTTCCTCTGGATCGGCCGCGGCATCGCCGAATTGACCGGGGACAACATCATTCTCGGCGTCTGGGTGCACCGGGTGCTCGCGCTGGCGGGTGTGGCCCTGATCGTCTGGGCGCTGCCGCGGCTGTCCGTCCGCTGCGGCGTCGCCGGGGTGAGCGCGCTGTGGCTCGGCGCGGCGAATCCGCTGGTGCTGTTCCACCTGGTGGGCGGCGTGCACAACGACGCGCTGATGATCGGCCTGATGCTGGCGGGACTGGAGTTCGCGCTGCGGGCGATCGAGGACACCCACCCGTTCGACGGCCGGGCCTACGCGCTGCTCATCGCGGGTGCGCTGCTCATCTCGCTGTCGTCGACGATCAAGATCACCTCGATCATCGCGATGGGCTTCGTGGGGATGGCGCTCGCCCGACGCTGGGGTGGCGGCTGGCGACCCGTGCTGGCGGCGGCCGCGATGCTCGGCGCGATAGCCCTCGGCACCACGCTCGTGATCAGTTCGGCGAGCGGTCTCGGCTTCGGGTGGATCCACACCCTCAACACCGCGAGCGCCGTGCGCAGCTGGATGTCGTTGCCCACCGCCCTCGGCATCATCACCGGCTTCGGCGGCGTGCTGCTCGGCCTCGGCGATCACACCACCGCGCTGCTCAGCATCACCCGCCCCATCGCCGCCGCGGCCGCGGCGTTCGTGACGCTACGCATGCTCGTCGCCACCGGCACCGGACGGCTGCATCCGGTCGGCGCGCTCGGCGTCTCCCTCGGCGCCATCGTGCTGCTGTTCCCAGTCGTGCAGCCCTGGTATCTGCTGTGGGCGATCGTGCCGCTCGCGGCGTGGGCGACCCGGCCCGTGTTCCGTGTGCCTGCGGTGGCGTTCTCCGCCGTGGTCAGCGTGCTGCAGATGCCGCGCGGCGCCGATCTAGAGGTGTTCCAGATCGTGGGCGCCGCCATCGCCACCGTCATCGTCGGCGTGCTGTTCATCGTGATCACGCGTAACTCGCTGCCGTGGCGCGCTCAGCCGGGGGTGTCGGCTCCGTCACAGCAGCCGACGTCTTACGGTGTCTCTTCGTGA
- a CDS encoding helix-turn-helix transcriptional regulator, whose amino-acid sequence MKTVGLRKNDERSGRKTGAAPSAAIATVGAEGHHTRAAIVQLLLEEGPITATAIGNRLGLAPAGVRRHLDALIDSGQARASRSAPWQQKGRGRPAKQYQLTAAGRGKLGHAYDDLAGAAIRQLGEIGGDQAIAEFARKRARTIVAGIEPVGEHTPETTEAKAEEIAEAFTDAGFAASTRKVGAGVQICQHHCPVAHVAEEFPQLCEAELEAFRDLLGTHVQRLATIANGDCACTTHVPLVLPITNSKASHPAAAQPATVRTNDSGRSAE is encoded by the coding sequence GTGAAAACCGTGGGTTTGCGGAAGAACGACGAGAGGTCCGGTCGCAAGACCGGTGCCGCGCCGTCCGCTGCCATCGCCACGGTCGGGGCCGAAGGACATCACACCCGCGCCGCCATCGTCCAGTTGCTGCTGGAGGAGGGGCCGATCACCGCGACGGCGATCGGCAACAGGCTGGGGCTCGCCCCGGCAGGCGTGCGCCGCCACCTGGACGCCCTCATCGATTCGGGGCAGGCCAGGGCCAGCCGGTCCGCGCCGTGGCAGCAGAAGGGGCGCGGCCGTCCGGCCAAGCAGTATCAGCTGACTGCGGCCGGTCGAGGCAAGCTCGGGCACGCGTACGACGACCTCGCGGGCGCGGCGATCCGCCAGCTCGGCGAGATCGGCGGCGACCAGGCCATCGCCGAGTTCGCTCGCAAACGGGCACGCACTATCGTGGCCGGGATCGAACCCGTGGGGGAGCACACCCCGGAGACCACCGAGGCCAAGGCCGAGGAGATCGCCGAGGCGTTCACCGACGCCGGGTTCGCCGCGTCCACCCGCAAAGTGGGCGCGGGCGTGCAGATCTGCCAGCATCACTGCCCGGTCGCGCACGTCGCCGAGGAATTCCCGCAGCTGTGCGAGGCCGAACTCGAGGCGTTCCGCGATCTGCTGGGCACCCACGTGCAGCGGCTCGCGACGATCGCCAACGGCGACTGCGCGTGCACCACGCACGTGCCGCTCGTATTACCGATTACCAATTCCAAAGCTTCACACCCAGCCGCCGCACAGCCCGCGACGGTACGAACGAACGACTCCGGAAGGAGTGCCGAATGA
- the sufB gene encoding Fe-S cluster assembly protein SufB, whose translation MTTTTDQVQPLTQEETIASLGKYGYGWADSDVAGASAQRGLSEAVVRDISAKKNEQPWMLEQRLKALRIFDRKPMPNWGSNLGDIDFDNIKYFVRSTEKQAESWEDLPEDIKNTYDKLGIPEAEKQRLVAGVAAQYESEVVYHQIREDLEAQGVIFLDTDTGLREHPEIFQEYFGSVIPAGDNKFSALNTAVWSGGSFIYVPPGVHVDIPLQAYFRINTENMGQFERTLIIVDEGAYVHYVEGCTAPIYKSDSLHSAVVEIIVKKGGRCRYTTIQNWSNNVYNLVTKRAKAEAGATMEWIDGNIGSKVTMKYPAVWMTGEYAKGEVLSVAFAGEGQHQDTGAKMLHLAPHTSSTIVSKSVARGGGRASYRGLVQVNKGAHGSKSTVKCDALLVDTISRSDTYPYVDIREDDVTMGHEATVSKVSEDQLFYLMSRGLTEDEAMAMVVRGFVEPIAKELPMEYALELNRLIELQMEGAVG comes from the coding sequence ATGACGACGACCACCGACCAGGTGCAACCGCTCACCCAGGAAGAGACCATCGCTTCGCTGGGCAAATACGGTTACGGCTGGGCCGATTCGGATGTGGCCGGTGCCAGCGCGCAACGAGGCCTGTCCGAGGCTGTCGTCCGCGACATCTCGGCCAAGAAGAACGAACAGCCGTGGATGCTCGAACAGCGGCTGAAGGCGCTGCGCATCTTCGACCGTAAGCCGATGCCGAACTGGGGCTCCAACCTCGGCGACATCGACTTCGACAACATCAAGTACTTCGTGCGCTCGACCGAGAAGCAGGCCGAGAGCTGGGAAGACCTGCCCGAGGACATCAAGAACACCTACGACAAGCTCGGTATCCCGGAGGCGGAGAAGCAGCGGCTGGTCGCCGGTGTCGCCGCGCAGTACGAGTCCGAGGTCGTCTACCACCAGATCCGCGAGGACCTGGAGGCCCAGGGCGTGATCTTCCTGGACACCGACACCGGTCTGCGCGAGCACCCGGAGATCTTCCAGGAGTACTTCGGCTCGGTGATCCCCGCCGGCGACAACAAGTTCTCCGCGCTGAACACCGCCGTGTGGTCGGGTGGCTCGTTCATCTACGTGCCGCCCGGCGTGCACGTCGACATCCCGCTGCAGGCCTACTTCCGCATCAACACCGAGAACATGGGCCAGTTCGAGCGGACCCTGATCATCGTCGACGAGGGCGCCTACGTGCACTACGTCGAGGGCTGCACCGCGCCGATCTACAAGTCCGACTCGCTGCACTCCGCGGTCGTCGAGATCATCGTGAAGAAGGGCGGCCGCTGCCGCTACACCACCATCCAGAACTGGTCGAACAACGTCTACAACCTGGTCACCAAGCGGGCCAAGGCCGAGGCGGGCGCGACCATGGAGTGGATCGACGGCAACATCGGCTCCAAGGTCACCATGAAGTACCCGGCGGTCTGGATGACCGGCGAGTACGCCAAGGGCGAGGTCCTCTCGGTCGCGTTCGCGGGCGAGGGCCAGCACCAGGACACCGGCGCGAAGATGCTGCACCTGGCGCCGCACACCTCCTCGACCATCGTGTCGAAGTCGGTGGCGCGCGGCGGCGGCCGGGCGTCCTACCGCGGCCTTGTCCAGGTCAACAAGGGCGCGCACGGCTCGAAGTCGACCGTGAAGTGCGACGCGCTGCTGGTCGACACGATCAGCCGCTCGGACACCTACCCCTACGTCGACATCCGCGAGGACGACGTGACCATGGGCCACGAGGCGACCGTCTCGAAGGTCTCCGAGGATCAGCTGTTCTACCTGATGAGCCGCGGCCTCACCGAGGACGAGGCGATGGCGATGGTGGTGCGCGGCTTCGTCGAGCCGATCGCCAAGGAACTCCCGATGGAGTACGCGCTGGAACTCAACCGCCTGATCGAACTGCAGATGGAAGGAGCCGTCGGCTGA